One genomic window of Paenibacillus xylanilyticus includes the following:
- a CDS encoding stalk domain-containing protein, with protein sequence MSWPEPSDHRTNPEQTSFIPPDPPVKGKPARRWRLAVASTWLTTTLLTGLGHGSISYAATTPLPPSSTSAFHTTAATTENRLTYTAVEGARYYTIALRSDGSVWAWGRNMFGELGVSEDIRYRHTSSPIRIPGISNVIAISAAGSGINAAVQADGTVWEWGAGTLPYQVEGISSAKDVVTGSFNIALLRNGTVMSWQRPGTEENHSEVHRPHAISGLKDIIQVGSSGQLGYALKKDGSLWTWNEPNQPDKPPSKPAKLKGLSNISSITSTDTSLLVLDKNGKVWGLGEKGKPVLLHDDLKVKQMDGNSQYILLLTTSGEVYSYGRTVTGKEGRVKHLSGITDISAGYHHSLALSANGTVWGWGGDKYQEAGAPATSSGGMVYQPVQAKLGIDVYINDELLQSTYSAVQTQYTVQLPVRAVSEAIGATFERNQVNGIAKAYSLQYEDRTVTIRPNETEATVKSTSSTTTQSISLPEPIGNYSGATTVPFEIFEALGLTLKWDEETSKLTIQSDT encoded by the coding sequence ATGAGCTGGCCGGAGCCATCTGATCATAGAACTAATCCAGAACAAACCTCCTTCATACCACCCGATCCCCCTGTAAAAGGTAAACCCGCTCGTAGATGGCGGCTGGCGGTCGCTTCTACTTGGTTGACCACAACCCTATTAACGGGGCTGGGCCATGGCTCAATATCATACGCAGCAACAACTCCGCTGCCTCCCAGCAGTACATCTGCGTTCCATACCACCGCGGCAACCACAGAAAACAGACTTACATATACCGCTGTGGAGGGAGCTCGTTATTATACAATCGCACTGCGAAGTGACGGTTCCGTCTGGGCTTGGGGTCGCAATATGTTCGGAGAGCTTGGTGTCAGTGAAGACATCCGTTACCGCCATACGTCCAGTCCCATTCGCATTCCGGGGATTTCGAATGTTATAGCTATTTCAGCCGCAGGAAGTGGAATTAACGCAGCGGTTCAGGCAGATGGTACCGTGTGGGAATGGGGCGCTGGTACACTCCCCTACCAAGTCGAAGGCATTTCCTCTGCGAAGGATGTGGTGACTGGTTCTTTCAATATCGCCCTTCTCCGGAATGGTACAGTTATGTCATGGCAGCGCCCAGGAACTGAAGAAAACCATTCTGAAGTACATCGTCCACACGCAATAAGCGGATTGAAAGACATCATTCAGGTAGGATCATCGGGCCAACTAGGCTATGCCTTGAAGAAAGATGGCTCCCTGTGGACATGGAATGAACCAAATCAACCAGATAAACCCCCTTCCAAACCAGCCAAGTTAAAGGGTCTGTCCAACATATCATCGATCACAAGCACAGATACCTCCCTTCTTGTACTGGACAAGAACGGGAAAGTGTGGGGCCTGGGGGAAAAGGGCAAACCAGTTCTTCTGCATGACGACCTCAAGGTGAAGCAGATGGACGGGAATTCGCAATATATCCTGCTGTTAACCACTTCGGGTGAGGTGTACAGCTACGGAAGGACGGTTACAGGCAAAGAAGGCAGAGTTAAGCATCTGTCGGGTATTACCGATATTTCGGCAGGGTATCACCACAGTCTTGCCTTATCCGCCAATGGAACCGTCTGGGGTTGGGGAGGTGACAAGTATCAGGAGGCTGGAGCACCTGCAACATCATCTGGAGGCATGGTTTACCAACCCGTTCAGGCCAAGCTGGGCATCGATGTTTATATCAACGATGAGCTGCTCCAGTCCACGTATTCGGCAGTCCAAACCCAATATACCGTCCAACTTCCCGTCAGAGCCGTATCCGAAGCAATTGGGGCAACATTTGAGAGGAACCAGGTAAACGGAATAGCCAAAGCTTATTCATTGCAATATGAAGATCGTACCGTCACAATCCGTCCCAACGAGACGGAGGCCACGGTGAAATCCACCTCTTCCACTACAACTCAATCCATTTCATTACCAGAACCAATAGGTAATTACTCAGGTGCGACCACTGTTCCCTTTGAAATATTCGAGGCCTTGGGACTTACTTTGAAATGGGATGAAGAGACAAGCAAACTGACGATCCAAAGTGATACGTAG
- a CDS encoding endospore germination permease produces the protein MSREKGEITIWLSFSIILLSAGLVCHVLSIPAILDQAGRDGWLSVVAAAPFFMLFLCMMFIIIRRVRGQRLTDWITREFGAVFSWIFRISASLLLLALGTHTLYETTNWTVSTYLQFTPPYVLAGGGALVAAWAAAKGIRSIAMTSSILLPFVVLLGYFVMSANMKYKDYGQLFPIMEYGAGPVMNGMIYSLAGLMEIWILMLFQHDVKGKIRWWHVLLLGLFMLSMAIGPTLGAIVEFGPEEAAKQRSSPYEQWKLVNIGKLLQHVDFLSIYQWLSGSFARVAISIYLIVDLLDIRRPKKRYIAVLSVTFIMCLVAVHWWRIDYVDFYVKHIQFPTMLIYVSIVTILLTLAAFIHKKDKEAPAHADQNRTQEGH, from the coding sequence ATGAGCCGTGAAAAGGGGGAAATCACGATATGGCTGTCCTTTTCCATCATCTTGCTCAGTGCCGGACTGGTATGCCATGTTCTATCCATTCCGGCCATTCTCGATCAGGCCGGTAGAGACGGCTGGCTATCTGTAGTAGCTGCTGCGCCTTTTTTCATGCTTTTTCTATGTATGATGTTCATTATTATCCGAAGGGTAAGGGGACAGCGTCTGACCGACTGGATTACGCGGGAGTTTGGTGCAGTTTTTTCCTGGATCTTTCGTATTTCGGCCTCTCTTTTACTGCTCGCACTTGGCACACATACCTTATATGAGACAACGAACTGGACGGTATCCACGTATCTGCAATTCACACCGCCATACGTGCTCGCCGGAGGCGGAGCGCTGGTTGCTGCCTGGGCGGCTGCCAAAGGGATTCGTTCCATTGCCATGACTTCGAGCATTCTGCTGCCTTTCGTGGTCCTACTCGGCTATTTTGTCATGTCAGCCAACATGAAATACAAGGACTACGGCCAGTTATTTCCGATCATGGAATATGGTGCCGGACCCGTTATGAATGGCATGATCTATTCGCTTGCAGGACTGATGGAGATCTGGATCTTAATGCTGTTTCAGCATGATGTTAAAGGCAAAATTCGTTGGTGGCACGTTCTGCTCCTTGGTCTATTTATGCTTAGTATGGCCATCGGCCCTACCCTGGGAGCCATTGTAGAATTTGGCCCGGAGGAGGCCGCCAAGCAGCGGAGCAGTCCTTATGAGCAATGGAAGCTGGTGAATATCGGGAAGCTGCTTCAGCACGTGGACTTCCTATCCATATATCAATGGCTGAGCGGTTCTTTTGCCAGAGTAGCGATTTCAATCTACCTCATTGTAGATCTGCTGGATATACGCAGGCCCAAGAAACGATACATTGCCGTATTGTCCGTCACATTCATTATGTGCTTGGTAGCTGTACATTGGTGGCGGATTGATTATGTTGATTTTTATGTGAAGCACATTCAATTTCCGACGATGCTCATCTATGTATCCATTGTTACCATCCTGTTAACCCTTGCAGCGTTCATACACAAAAAAGATAAGGAGGCTCCTGCCCATGCCGATCAAAACCGAACCCAAGAAGGCCACTAA
- a CDS encoding DUF2268 domain-containing protein, which yields MKITALRSDKIYEKIIHTEPDRKLELYRQEMMGPFMPKWNIQQIPFRSGEPHGFDVITMNNLMNISPAGITPEINEPLAAISSEVFWQQCDEAVRASLTTFTDNGIDLPVSEYLYTILLGDQNSQAMQMNEGICGDGGIPGYIIANLIPNAYTLPRIQSVLAHECNHNVRYQFIQWDPYVTLGEMIVSEGLAESFATSLYGEELLGPWVSKTTMETLNTIIKPKMKDQLHVTGFEQINPYLYGDDLARTQNFTPVGMPYAAGYACGYHLIQYYLNKTGRHITEVTITPASEILAETKDFWNEDTLFHR from the coding sequence ATGAAGATTACCGCGTTACGTTCAGATAAAATTTATGAGAAGATTATTCATACCGAACCCGATCGAAAATTGGAGTTATACCGGCAGGAGATGATGGGGCCTTTTATGCCGAAATGGAACATTCAACAGATCCCCTTTCGCTCAGGTGAGCCTCATGGCTTTGACGTTATCACGATGAATAATTTGATGAATATCTCACCTGCAGGCATTACGCCTGAAATTAACGAACCGCTCGCAGCTATTTCATCTGAAGTATTTTGGCAGCAATGCGATGAAGCTGTTAGGGCAAGTCTAACCACATTTACGGACAATGGCATTGATCTTCCGGTATCGGAATATCTATACACCATTTTATTAGGAGATCAGAACAGTCAGGCAATGCAAATGAATGAAGGAATCTGCGGAGATGGTGGAATCCCCGGCTATATTATCGCGAACCTGATCCCGAATGCATATACTTTGCCTCGCATCCAATCCGTATTAGCCCATGAGTGCAATCATAACGTGAGATATCAATTTATTCAGTGGGATCCGTATGTTACGCTAGGAGAAATGATTGTTAGTGAGGGACTCGCAGAAAGCTTCGCAACATCTCTGTATGGTGAAGAGTTATTAGGACCCTGGGTGTCCAAAACGACTATGGAAACCCTGAATACAATCATTAAACCGAAAATGAAGGACCAACTGCATGTTACAGGCTTCGAGCAGATTAATCCCTATCTATACGGGGACGATCTTGCAAGAACGCAGAACTTTACTCCTGTAGGGATGCCCTATGCTGCTGGCTATGCCTGCGGCTATCATTTGATTCAATATTATTTGAACAAAACAGGCAGACATATCACCGAAGTAACCATCACTCCGGCAAGTGAGATCCTTGCTGAAACAAAGGACTTTTGGAATGAAGACACCCTATTTCACCGTTAA
- a CDS encoding WXG100 family type VII secretion target, whose amino-acid sequence MQRIEVHPDVLDEKARFVQQKKQELERMVWELEKSIYLLQSDWSGVTGERFFWDFMQVKEVFPTTLGLLDKIQNEFTFVAKNFRTTDGSGEVALYIPEELKPTFAKGLADGSVGETVNGMGQTAEALFYDPFGTVASFAYAMTLGKVVDAGRGIKFAWDAAWGNGTARSDVEQFVEEQKKQVDQDGLGYYSGSMAGQVLAYAFFGKAFRAVENKHSDLGGSGGSKPEAGKDFVYNKNLNLNENQQKKITEYIGISSDEIVSSGLANEDTLRKILKNLKEGSKPGKEGFKLEADTAKLLLENKIKISEAGMTYNAKELGGRIGEIDLSTPKYIIECFNATGGKSKSISDFYKYFEGDVKQPYINPDRKEVILYAPNGIDTVKANNINSIGVKIITSPEELISTLKGDK is encoded by the coding sequence ATGCAGCGAATTGAGGTTCATCCCGATGTATTAGATGAAAAGGCGAGGTTCGTTCAGCAAAAGAAACAGGAACTGGAGCGGATGGTCTGGGAACTTGAAAAGTCGATCTATCTCTTACAATCCGATTGGTCTGGCGTAACAGGAGAACGATTCTTTTGGGACTTCATGCAAGTAAAAGAAGTTTTCCCTACGACATTGGGTCTCTTGGATAAAATACAGAATGAGTTTACCTTTGTAGCCAAAAATTTCAGGACGACAGATGGTTCAGGCGAGGTTGCACTCTATATTCCCGAGGAGCTTAAACCAACTTTTGCTAAGGGGCTTGCGGATGGTTCAGTTGGAGAAACGGTAAACGGAATGGGGCAGACGGCCGAGGCGCTCTTTTATGATCCGTTTGGCACGGTGGCTAGTTTTGCCTATGCGATGACTCTTGGTAAAGTTGTCGATGCTGGGCGAGGCATTAAGTTTGCTTGGGATGCAGCTTGGGGAAATGGTACGGCCAGATCCGATGTTGAACAATTTGTGGAAGAGCAGAAGAAGCAGGTCGATCAGGATGGACTTGGTTATTACAGCGGCTCTATGGCGGGCCAGGTACTGGCCTATGCTTTCTTCGGCAAAGCGTTTCGGGCTGTTGAGAACAAGCATAGCGATCTGGGAGGATCGGGTGGAAGTAAGCCGGAAGCAGGAAAGGATTTTGTATATAACAAGAATCTAAATCTCAATGAGAATCAACAAAAGAAAATCACAGAATATATTGGGATCAGTTCGGATGAGATTGTCAGTTCGGGTCTAGCTAATGAGGATACATTAAGAAAGATTCTTAAGAATCTGAAAGAGGGTTCGAAGCCCGGTAAAGAAGGTTTTAAGCTTGAGGCCGACACGGCTAAGCTTTTACTGGAAAATAAAATAAAAATATCAGAAGCAGGCATGACTTATAACGCTAAAGAATTAGGTGGAAGAATAGGGGAGATTGACCTAAGTACACCAAAATATATCATTGAATGTTTTAACGCTACTGGTGGTAAATCCAAATCAATAAGTGATTTTTACAAGTATTTTGAAGGTGATGTCAAACAGCCTTATATTAATCCTGATCGTAAGGAAGTCATTCTTTATGCTCCTAATGGTATAGATACTGTAAAGGCAAATAATATAAATTCGATAGGTGTTAAAATCATAACATCTCCAGAGGAATTAATATCTACTCTAAAAGGAGACAAATAA
- a CDS encoding MerR family transcriptional regulator — MKTPYFTVKDIIQITGITKRSLHYYDKTDILKPTKVEVNGYRYYDQEALGNLQMILLFKEMNFALKDIAAMMKLSKKEQKEILKEHRSTLVQRKQRLEIIIDQLDEYVDGTDIVHLNMFDDSPIQSIQEQYDSEAKLVYGDTEKYQEFKKNVNRLSTEEQQEAYQQFSINMEKVLRKLVQHQDQSPASVEVQKYIREWKSCLETFMVCDAEILTCIAEVYVTDRRYSGFFAQFGDEDFLRFLYEAIMAWVKDGEPQNEKM, encoded by the coding sequence ATGAAGACACCCTATTTCACCGTTAAAGACATCATTCAGATTACGGGCATTACTAAACGCTCATTACATTATTACGATAAAACGGATATATTAAAACCGACAAAAGTCGAGGTTAATGGCTATCGGTATTACGATCAAGAGGCATTGGGGAATCTGCAAATGATTCTGTTGTTTAAAGAAATGAACTTTGCATTAAAGGACATTGCAGCCATGATGAAGCTCTCCAAGAAAGAACAGAAAGAAATCTTAAAAGAGCATCGTAGTACACTTGTGCAACGAAAGCAAAGGCTCGAAATCATCATTGATCAATTGGATGAATATGTAGATGGAACGGATATCGTTCATCTAAATATGTTTGACGACTCCCCCATCCAGTCCATTCAAGAGCAATACGACTCCGAGGCGAAGCTCGTCTATGGAGATACGGAAAAGTATCAGGAATTTAAGAAAAATGTGAACCGCCTGTCTACCGAGGAGCAACAAGAAGCCTACCAGCAGTTCTCAATAAACATGGAGAAGGTACTTCGTAAGCTGGTTCAACACCAGGATCAATCTCCCGCTTCTGTCGAGGTGCAAAAGTACATTCGGGAATGGAAAAGCTGTCTCGAAACATTTATGGTGTGTGATGCTGAGATTTTGACTTGTATTGCAGAGGTCTATGTAACAGATCGCCGATATTCTGGTTTTTTCGCTCAGTTTGGCGATGAGGACTTTTTGAGGTTTTTGTATGAAGCTATTATGGCTTGGGTTAAGGATGGGGAGCCCCAAAATGAAAAAATGTAG
- a CDS encoding spore germination protein codes for MPIKTEPKKATNPVESFRINEHNLTTFFTGSDDVIISSHMIGESPVQIILVYCSGMVDSKSIYDIILPELTRAYEHTHFLRTSDIERSITLQWTRMDLQAELGTELISLRVFEGHMLVCIPSLQTMWSMDISNIPTRTPEESTTEVSIRGPRDGFIERMSVNITLIRTRLRTAELACNIELIGSRTVTKVALMYIKDIANPDLIDDVKDRLRKIDTERIMAANELEELLSPSKLTLFPVTHYTGRPDFAAECLLNGRFIIIVDGNPSVIIGPVNLFLLLKSPEDANFPFLPVNMGRMLRFIGLLVTIFLPGFYIALTSFHMDQLPFPLVATISVGRMGLPMESGVEMFLIMLLMELFREAGVRLPSAIGQTLTVVGGLIIGDSAIRAGMVSPLMIVVIAVTVVAGATIVNQVMTSSVLILRFFCFVLSASLGIYGFILSIILFLIYLTDLKSFGIPYLTPLTPLNFKQAMASLFKLPKGWMKRRPVYLETQKPRKEGNDR; via the coding sequence ATGCCGATCAAAACCGAACCCAAGAAGGCCACTAATCCGGTTGAATCTTTTCGAATCAATGAGCATAACCTGACGACGTTTTTTACCGGGTCTGACGATGTCATCATTAGCAGCCATATGATCGGGGAGTCTCCCGTACAGATCATCCTTGTGTATTGCAGCGGCATGGTCGATAGCAAATCGATATACGATATTATTCTGCCTGAATTGACTCGTGCTTACGAGCATACTCACTTTCTGCGTACATCCGATATCGAGAGATCCATCACCTTGCAATGGACACGTATGGATTTGCAGGCCGAACTGGGGACAGAGCTGATATCCCTCCGGGTGTTTGAGGGACATATGCTGGTCTGCATCCCTTCCCTGCAGACCATGTGGAGCATGGATATATCCAATATTCCTACCCGCACACCGGAAGAATCCACAACGGAAGTATCTATCCGCGGTCCAAGGGATGGCTTCATCGAACGAATGTCAGTGAATATCACGTTGATTCGTACACGTCTGCGTACAGCCGAATTAGCCTGCAATATCGAACTAATCGGTTCACGTACGGTGACCAAAGTCGCTCTGATGTACATCAAAGATATTGCCAACCCCGACTTAATTGACGATGTCAAGGATCGGCTGCGCAAGATTGATACGGAACGCATTATGGCAGCCAACGAGCTGGAGGAATTGTTATCGCCATCGAAGCTCACATTGTTTCCGGTAACTCATTACACGGGCAGACCCGATTTTGCAGCAGAATGCCTGCTCAATGGTCGCTTCATTATTATCGTAGATGGCAATCCCAGTGTTATCATTGGTCCGGTGAATCTGTTTCTGCTTCTCAAATCCCCGGAGGATGCAAACTTCCCTTTCCTCCCGGTAAACATGGGCCGCATGCTCCGCTTTATCGGTCTTTTGGTGACCATATTCCTGCCCGGATTTTATATCGCCCTGACTTCCTTTCATATGGATCAGCTGCCTTTTCCACTCGTAGCCACGATCTCGGTTGGACGGATGGGTCTGCCGATGGAATCGGGTGTGGAGATGTTTCTCATTATGCTTCTGATGGAGCTGTTCCGGGAAGCAGGAGTACGTCTTCCCAGCGCTATTGGTCAAACGCTGACCGTCGTTGGTGGTTTGATTATCGGGGATTCAGCCATCCGTGCAGGCATGGTCTCCCCGCTCATGATTGTCGTCATTGCCGTCACAGTGGTCGCAGGCGCTACAATCGTGAATCAGGTGATGACCAGTTCCGTGCTGATTCTCCGTTTCTTTTGTTTTGTCCTTAGCGCATCCCTGGGTATATACGGCTTCATCCTGTCCATCATCCTGTTCCTGATCTATCTGACCGATCTGAAGTCGTTCGGCATTCCTTACCTGACCCCGCTGACACCACTTAATTTCAAGCAGGCCATGGCATCCCTGTTCAAGCTGCCGAAGGGATGGATGAAGCGCAGACCGGTCTATCTTGAAACACAAAAGCCACGCAAAGAAGGTAACGATCGATGA
- a CDS encoding DinB family protein: MKFSEDVLWNQLQDVRQFTLEVCDSVDEGQVHDVPKGFNNSILWNVGHIILDQDMWFHYLIADDSEVPADYAKFFGYGTSPATWDGTPPSWTELMERLRAQPDQLKNKFTGRLEEPLLRESELGMSTIGEVIPRTLYHEWYHLGYIQSIRRCLSVSSVG; the protein is encoded by the coding sequence ATGAAGTTTAGTGAAGATGTACTATGGAATCAACTGCAGGATGTGAGGCAATTTACGCTAGAAGTGTGCGACTCTGTGGATGAAGGACAGGTTCATGATGTACCGAAGGGATTCAATAACTCCATTCTGTGGAATGTGGGACACATCATTCTGGACCAGGATATGTGGTTTCATTATCTCATTGCTGATGACTCGGAAGTGCCTGCGGACTATGCAAAGTTCTTCGGTTATGGGACAAGCCCGGCAACGTGGGATGGTACACCCCCATCCTGGACTGAATTGATGGAGCGTCTAAGGGCGCAACCAGACCAATTGAAAAACAAATTCACAGGTCGTCTGGAAGAGCCGCTGCTCCGTGAGAGCGAGTTAGGCATGAGTACAATTGGCGAAGTGATTCCCCGTACGCTCTATCATGAGTGGTACCATCTGGGGTACATTCAATCTATTCGCAGATGTCTGAGTGTATCTTCAGTGGGTTGA
- a CDS encoding galactokinase — MTTQPLQLIQSAEGQALLAQMYGQQQVEEQTARYTKLNASFEEYFGVQEGSKLFSAAGRSEIGGNHTDHNHGKVLAGSITLDTIAVAAPTAESVITFYSEGYDKKYVIDLTDLTPKAEDDGTTALIRGMAAGFGEFGYKVGGFQAYISSNVFSASGLSSSASFEMLICTILNHFYNEGTLDVVVMSKIGQYAENQYWNKPSGLLDQMACAYGGLIAIDFANPAEPVIEPVQWDFQQNGYSLVIVNTGGNHADLTEDYAAVPYEMRAVAQALGQEYVREITAENIYANLKQIREAAGDRAVLRALHFLEENNRVDGQVQALRDGRFADFLNLITASGNSSWKWLQNVYQSGSVKEQEIGIALALTENYLQNLGDGACRIHGGGFAGVILTILPNDKVEEYMSWMHGMLETPIIVVNVRAQGAVCLNELIS, encoded by the coding sequence ATGACGACACAACCATTACAACTGATCCAGTCCGCAGAGGGCCAAGCATTGCTTGCTCAAATGTACGGACAGCAGCAGGTCGAGGAACAGACTGCACGTTACACGAAGCTGAACGCTTCTTTTGAAGAGTACTTTGGTGTACAAGAGGGCAGCAAATTGTTTAGCGCCGCAGGACGCAGTGAGATTGGTGGTAACCATACGGACCATAACCATGGCAAGGTACTGGCAGGCAGCATTACGCTGGATACGATTGCAGTGGCGGCACCAACCGCGGAATCCGTGATTACCTTTTATTCGGAAGGTTATGACAAGAAATATGTAATCGATCTCACAGATCTGACGCCGAAGGCAGAAGACGACGGTACGACGGCGTTGATTCGCGGTATGGCTGCGGGATTCGGAGAGTTTGGATACAAGGTGGGCGGCTTCCAGGCGTACATCTCCAGTAACGTGTTCTCGGCATCGGGTCTAAGCTCGTCGGCTTCCTTCGAGATGCTGATCTGTACAATTCTGAATCATTTCTACAACGAAGGAACGCTGGATGTTGTGGTGATGTCCAAGATCGGTCAGTATGCGGAAAATCAATATTGGAATAAACCGTCCGGTTTGCTGGATCAGATGGCTTGTGCTTATGGTGGTCTGATCGCGATTGATTTTGCGAACCCGGCTGAGCCTGTCATTGAACCTGTACAATGGGATTTCCAACAGAATGGCTACTCCCTGGTGATTGTAAATACAGGCGGGAACCATGCCGATCTGACCGAAGATTACGCTGCCGTGCCTTATGAGATGAGAGCGGTTGCTCAGGCGCTGGGCCAGGAGTATGTTCGGGAGATTACAGCCGAGAACATCTACGCGAACCTCAAGCAGATCCGTGAAGCTGCGGGAGATCGTGCGGTGCTGCGTGCACTTCATTTCCTGGAGGAGAACAACCGGGTAGATGGCCAGGTGCAGGCGCTGCGGGATGGACGTTTTGCGGACTTCCTGAACCTGATTACAGCGTCAGGGAATTCGTCTTGGAAGTGGCTTCAAAATGTATATCAGAGCGGTTCTGTGAAGGAGCAGGAGATTGGGATTGCGCTGGCCCTGACCGAAAACTATCTGCAAAACTTGGGCGATGGTGCCTGCCGTATCCACGGTGGTGGATTTGCAGGGGTTATCCTGACCATCCTTCCAAACGACAAAGTCGAGGAGTATATGTCCTGGATGCATGGCATGCTGGAAACGCCAATTATTGTCGTGAACGTGCGAGCACAGGGAGCAGTATGCCTGAATGAATTGATTAGCTAG
- a CDS encoding Ger(x)C family spore germination protein, whose product MKRQMRRWSLGLLSLALCLVTSGCWSAYEIQQVDYAKAIGIEYKDGLYHMYVQTMDFASVAKSESSAKTADTPPVWVGHAAGKTLNLAVNELFRSAQLHIAWGHVTAIVMDESVLTSNHIKDVFDMLGRFPESRYTTWVYGTREPLEDILSATSIYNMSPLDSILHNPLPTFLEESLFPPVLSFKLIATHNNTSTTTYLPSIALNKEHWSQNKKKHELFVIEGAFFERTGDNFEYLPRSKLPGYHWLLKDMRRAPLMIENEGTIYGVLSVGLPNLKIKPVVKGNEVHFNIDAKYLTALYEYLTPISYDEMVKYSEKTLKDQILQTYREGLRRGVDVYGLQEKLYRKNPGLWRKLSNNGSKMILTEDSIQNLNIKITIPYTGKFQRRV is encoded by the coding sequence ATGAAACGGCAGATGCGAAGGTGGTCGCTCGGGCTGCTTAGCCTTGCTCTGTGTCTCGTGACCAGCGGATGCTGGAGTGCCTATGAGATTCAGCAGGTCGATTATGCCAAAGCGATCGGCATTGAATACAAGGACGGTTTGTATCACATGTATGTTCAAACGATGGACTTTGCCAGTGTAGCCAAAAGCGAAAGCTCTGCCAAAACAGCGGATACCCCTCCCGTATGGGTGGGACATGCGGCTGGGAAAACATTGAATCTGGCTGTAAATGAACTGTTCCGGAGCGCTCAGCTTCATATCGCCTGGGGCCATGTGACCGCTATCGTCATGGACGAAAGCGTTCTGACAAGCAATCACATCAAGGATGTGTTCGATATGCTCGGACGCTTTCCGGAATCGCGATATACCACTTGGGTGTATGGTACTCGTGAGCCACTGGAGGATATTCTGAGTGCGACATCCATCTACAATATGTCGCCGCTGGACAGTATTCTTCATAACCCGCTCCCCACATTTTTGGAGGAGTCGCTCTTTCCTCCAGTGCTTAGTTTCAAGCTGATTGCCACGCATAACAATACGTCCACGACAACGTATCTGCCAAGTATTGCCCTGAACAAGGAGCATTGGTCTCAAAACAAAAAGAAACACGAACTGTTTGTCATTGAGGGTGCTTTTTTCGAACGAACCGGAGATAATTTCGAATATTTGCCTCGCAGTAAGCTTCCGGGATACCACTGGCTGCTCAAGGATATGCGGCGCGCACCACTGATGATTGAAAATGAGGGAACCATCTATGGGGTCCTCAGTGTGGGTCTGCCCAATCTTAAGATCAAGCCTGTTGTTAAGGGGAATGAGGTTCACTTCAATATCGATGCCAAATACCTAACCGCCTTGTACGAATATCTCACCCCCATTTCCTATGATGAAATGGTCAAATATAGTGAGAAGACACTAAAGGATCAGATCTTGCAAACGTACCGTGAGGGGCTGCGGCGCGGAGTCGATGTGTATGGCCTTCAGGAGAAGCTGTACCGCAAAAATCCAGGCCTGTGGCGTAAGCTATCCAATAATGGCTCGAAGATGATTCTGACCGAAGACTCCATTCAGAACCTGAACATCAAGATCACCATTCCCTATACGGGAAAATTCCAGAGGAGAGTATAG